CCCACCTCAAAACTTAAGAAGGTCGAAACGTTTAGGTGGGGGATAAACTGCCCCTAAAGGTCCCATAAGTTAAACGAACAATCAGTGGGGGATGAAGGAAAACGCCCACTGATTGAAGCTTAGCTTTATCCTTGATTGTTTTAAGGGGGATAGCCTGTACCAGGTGGCGTCGAGACGCCACCTGATTTTCTCGATGGTTCAGGTTTCTGAAACTCCGTTTCTAATGAGTATGTTACTCTAAATCCCCGCGGGTAAAACTAATACTAACCAAGAGCAGGGAATGAAACGCTTGCCGATAAAATTTGAATCTCACCATACTCATGGCTGATATTTTTTGATACTTGGTAGAGATTTTCCTGAACAAAACGTTATGATATGGGCGACAGTTAATCACTATTACTTTTAATAAGGTTAGCTTCAAGCACATAACGATCTGGTGCCTGACCGATAAATTGAAATGGATAACACGTGCTTACTGTTAAAGTGGCCCTTGGCCTTGGGACGATAACAGTTCTATCATCCTTATCCACAATTCGCACAGTGTGAACTTTATACGTGAATTCGCCTTCAGAGGTTGTGACAATAAGTAAATCCTCTTCACCCACTTCGCCAAGACGTCTGAATACTGTATCTCGATGGCCTGCTAGAACGGTATTATCTTGCTCTCCAGGGAGTACACTTCCTGAATAGTGTCCTACCCCCTGTTCTAATTCATTCTCATCTGTGCCATGAAAGATAGGGAGCTGGGCATCTATTTTTGGAATGATAAGCACACCGATTTCTTCTCCAATGGAAGGTTGAACGGAATATACGGCAGTATTATTTGACCGATCTGTTTCAACTTTGTCTGGCTTATGATCAGAAACAATCATTGTTTCTGTCGGTTCAGTTGATTTGTATAGCCAATAGCCTTTTAATAGTGTATAACCATTCGTTGTGGAGAACCAAAAGCCAATGAATATCAACATGAAACCGACTATAACGAATCGTTGACGTTTCATTTACTTAGGCAGCCTTTCTTCTACGGATTAAGACTAATCCAGCCCCAGTTGCTATACACCCTAATAAGACATTTAATAATGAGTGGGTTGCAGTGTCAGGGAGCTTACCACCTTTTTCGGTTTTTGTTAAGCTGTTATCTTCGGTAACTTCTTGAGTAGAGGTTGTTATTGCTTCTCCAGCTTCTTTAATAAGGTCAGATCCAAATAGATCGGCAGTTAAAAGAATATCTGCAAGAAACTCCCCCCGTTTATTGTAAATTTCAATTAACAGATCATAGCCATTAGTAGTCGTTAAGGAAATTAAATTTGAAAGAGAGATCGCTTGTTTATCATCTCCTTTTACTAAATAAAACTCGGTGTCAATTTCTAATAGCCTTGTAAACTCTTCAAAAATAGCTAAAAGCTCAGCGATAGCTTCGGCAGTAACCTCAGATACACTCTCGAAATCATCTAGTTCAAGTATTCGCCATAAGAGGGCATCAAGTTCATCAACGAGATTTGGATTGTTATTAGACACTTCTTCTAAGTGGTCTAATAGTCTAAGCAACTCTTCCTCTGTTATGCCAATGCTTGCAAAAAAATCTAAATATTCATAGTACCATTCTTCTCCATAAAAATAATCAAACAGGTAAAATTCTAAATCATCAACAAATTTAATGTTGGTGAGTGTTTCCCCATATTCTGCTAGAATAGTATGCAACTCCTCAATAGTTATCTCATAATCTGCTAAAATTTGAGAAATTAATTCATCTGTTAAAATAGCTCCTAAAAAGTTCTTTAAGTCATTAATGTTTTCAAACAAGTCGAAAGTCAATCCATAAGATGCTAAGTATTCTTCAAGGTTTTCTTTCTCCCATTCTAGTTCAAGTAAGTATTCGGTGAGATCATCCTCACTTATAGCTGCATTAGCTAAATGAGGAGAAAAACTTAATAAAAATGTCGTTAATAATGTTAAAATGATTATCTTTTTCAATCCAATGCCCTCCTGTAGTTAGTTATTTAGAGTATTATACAGTTTATATATCGTCAAAAACATTCAAATATTTATCCCACTCTTAAGGGGCAGTAAAACCCCCACCTGAAAACTTAAGAAGATCGACAAGTTTAGGTGGGGGATAAACTGCCCCTAAAGGTCCGATAAGTTAAACTAACAATCAGTGGGGGATGACGGAAAACGCTCACTGATTGAAGCTTAGCTTTATAAAATAAACAACCAAATGAAAATAAGTCTCTAATAGTCATATATACGTTTGTATACTTTATTTTAATATGTGATTATGTGGGAGTGAACAACCCTATAGAAAGGTAGTAGGGAGTAAAATGTGCATGATAGAGAAGGGAGAGTAAGAGGTGGTTAAGATAGATACAAAAAAATTCGTGGTCTTTCTAGCTTTGATTGGTATCCTTTTATTTATCATTCATGGGGTAAATGAACAAAAAGACTCCAATACAGAAGATGATCCGAAAGAAACCCAATTTCAAAAGAATAAAGAACCAGAAGAGGAAGAGGAGTATTGGACAGAAGAGAAGATGAGAGAGGCAGAACCAGTCACACCGAAAGATAATAATTAGCCAGATGTACGGGATGTATTAATCTAGCAGAATAAACTAAACTTACGAACAGAGAGCATCACCTTTTTTTGGGTGATGTTTTTCTATAAATTAGTCACGTCTTCACCATTACCACAATTTAGGATCTCGTTGTTTTATCCCCCTCTTAAGGGGCAGTAAAACCCCCACCTGAAAACTTAAGAAGATCGACAAGTTTAGGTGGGGGATAAACTGCCCCTATAGGTCCCATAAGTTAAACGAACAATCAGTGGGGGAAGAAGGAAAATTCCCACTGATTGAAGCTTAGCTTTATGTGATTCTTAGGAACTTACTTGCTACTTTTCCAGTTAATATTTCAATTATATCCCCTGCACTGTAAATTCCCCGGGAAATGATAACCTCTGTTAGCTTGGTAATACATGGTTAATGTCGCAAGGACACGTCGTACTCTCTTCTTTCAAAATTACTTTTTGCCAAAAATATGTGAGGCTGTTGAAAAGACGCGGATTACTGTGAAAAGTTATTAGTTATATAGCTTTAAGGTTTCAAAGTATGGAGAGGTTGACGTTTTAGTTGTGACGTGAGAAGTAATCAATTTTGGGATTCATAGGTAGATAGATTATTAGGTTATGATGACGTGTCTTTATTAAAAATGATGCACTGTAATCATCAACTAGTTGACAGTAGAAACTCACAAATGTAATATAGGTATAGGGGTATGTGTATGTGTATGTGTATGTGATTGTTGTAGAGGAGGTAAGCTGATTGTTAAAGAAATTTATTCCGGCATTTGAATGGATACTAGTCTACAAAAAGGCTGATTTAAGCGGTGATATGTCTGCTGGCTTGATTGTTGCTATCATGCTTATTCCTCAAGGAATGGCATATGCAATGCTTGCAGGTTTACCACCGGTTATCGGTCTTTATGCTTCAACTGCACCACTTTTAATATACGCACTGTTCGGCACATCGAGACATCTTTCAGTAGGTCCTGTGGCGATGGTTTCATTGCTCGTTCTTACAGGTGTCTCTTCATTGGCAGATCCGGGAACTGACGAATATATTTCACTAGTACTTATGCTCACTTTTATGATAGGTGTTATACAGCTACTGATGGGGCTATTTAAATTAGGGTTCTTAGTGAATTTTATGTCCCATGCCGTTATTAGTGGTTTTACCTCTGCAGCAGCGATTATTATTGGGTTAAGCCAGCTGAAGCATTTGATTGGAGTTAACCTTGAAGCTGATAAAGATGTCTTCTCGATTGTTTTAGAAACAATAAACAGAATGTCAGAAATTAATCCCATTACCTTTGGGATAGGAGTAATAAGTATAGGGCTTCTTATCACGCTTAAAAAAATTCTAAAGAAAACTCCTGCCCCGTTAATTGTCGTTATACTAAGTATATTAGCCGTCTATTACTTGGAGTTACATCATGCAGGGGTTAACATTGTAGGGGACGTTCCAGGCGGCTTACCATCACTTAGTATTCCAGCTTTAAATTTGGAATCTTTTATTGTACTGCTTCCCATTGCTCTGACAATATCGTTTGTAGGTTTTATGGAGTCTATTGCAATGGCTAAAGCTATTGCCGCTAAAGAAAAGTATAAAGTAATACCGAATAGGGAATTGACAGGTCTTGGACTTGCTAATATAGGTACTTCATTTTTATCAGGTTATCCTGTTACCGGAGGATTTTCACGTTCCGCAGTTAACTATCAATCAGGAGCAAAAACACCGTTTGCTACGATTGTGACAGCTATATTTATTATTCTTGCTTTGATTTTTTTTACACAGTTGTTCTATTATTTACCTCATGCCGTTTTAGCAGCAATTATTATGGTTGCTGTCTACAGTTTAATTGATGTAAAAGAAGTAAAACAACTGCTCAAAATCAATCTAGTTGATGGCTCTGTCTGGATTGTCACCTTCTTAGCAACGTTGATTTTTGGAATAGTAGAAGGCATTATTAGTGGGATAGTTTATTCGTTGCTTGTATTTGTCTGGAGAAGCGCATACCCACATGTAGCGGAACTTGGCTATCTTCAAAAAGAACAAGTTTACAAAAATATTAAGCGCTATTCTAAAGTGACTATTGAACAAGAGGTAATGATCTTTCGCTTTGATTCTTCTCTTTTCTTTGCAAATATACGTTTTTATGAAGAAAAGTTGAGAGATCGTCTCTTGGATAAACCGGAAACAAAATGGGTGATTCTTGATTTCAGTGGCGTTAATACGATAGACGCTGTTGCGATTCAGTCCCTTGACGACATTATCCATGCGTTGTCCCTTGATCATGACGTAACGTTCTTTTTTTCAGGAGTAAAAGGGCCTGTAAAAGATGTATTAGAAAAAGCAGAATATGGAGATAGCAAGTATTTCAGTTATTTGTCTATTAACCATGCTCTTGAAGGAATCAAAAGGATATGCAGGTAGAGGTATAGTTAGACGGGAGTGGTTATTGTAAAAATAAGCTATAAATCATGTTATGTTGACAGGTATTTTTTTGTTTGTTAATATACCTGTACGGGTATATAAAAGTGATGAAGGAGTGAATACAACGTGTCAGAGAAGAAAAAAACAACAATTGTATTATTTAGCGGTGATTATGATAAAGCGATGGCAGCCTATATTATTGCGAACGGAGCTGCTGCCTACGACCATGAGGTGACAATTTTTCATACTTTTTGGGGGTTAAATGCACTTAGAACAGAAAATCAGGTACCGTCTAAGAAAAACTTCTTGGAAAAAATGTTCGGTACCATGATGCCACGTGGTGCTGATAAGTTAGGGCTTTCAAAAATGAACTTCGCAGGTATGGGACCAAAAATGATTAAACATGTGATGAAAAAACATAACACAATGCCTTTACCTGATCTTATTGAAATGGCACAGGAACAGGGGGTAAAACTTGTCGCTTGTACGATGACAATGGATTTGCTCGGTTTACAGAAAGAAGAACTCTTAAATGAGATTGAATATGCAGGTGTTGCAGCATATCTCGGAGACGCCTCTGACGGCAATGTAAATCTCTTTATTTAAAGTAAGAAAGGCAGATAAAGATGAACTTAATTATTAACGGACTTATTATCCTTTTTCTTGGTTGGTTACTTGCAAGAAAAATAATGCCGGTTAAAGGTGTTAAACAGATGACTCATAATGAACTAAAAAAAGTTATTAGTGAAAGAAATTAGCAATTTATTGATGTAAGAACACTAGACGAGTACGGAGGAAATCATATTAAAGGGTTTAAAAACATTCCGTTACAAGATCTTTCAGCAAGAGTTGATGAATTGTCTAACACTAAAGAAATTATAGTTATCTGCCAAAGTGGCTTGCGAAGCAATAAAGCGAGCAAAATTCTTATTAAAAAGGGCTTTGCTAAGGTGACAAATATCCAGGGTGGTATGGCGTCTTGGGATAGGTAAAAAGGAGGAAGCAATTTGATGAAAGACTATTCAACACACGAAGTACATGAACTTATTCAAGAGGATAATGAGTTAGTCGTCATTGATGTCCGGGAGCATGAAGAAGTTTCTACAGGGAAAATTCCTACTGCGGTGCATATTCCCCTTGACGAACTTCCAGATGCAATAAGTCATTTGGATAAAGAAAAACAGTATATTATGGTTTGTCTCTCAGGTGCGCGGAGCACCAGAGCAACTGAATTTATGAACGCATCAGGATTTAAGGCTTGTAATATGACTGGTGGCATGCTTGGTTGGAAATTTGCTGTTAATTAATATAGGTTTGTTCTGTGATGTTTATCAGAAGTGAAATCAATAAATAAAGACGGAACAGAATTATATTTTTAAGGGATAGCCTCATGGTGAGGTGTTAAACATTTTTTACGAGGAGGTAAAGGTATGATTAAAACAGACAAAATGCTTGATGCAAAAGGACTGGCATGTCCCATGCCGATCATTAAAACAAAGAAGGCTGTCAATGAGATACAACCTGGTGAGGTACTGGAAATTCACGCCACTGACAAAGGATCTACAGCTGATCTGAAAGCATGGGCAGAAAAAGGCGGTCATCAGTATCTTGGTACAACTGAGGAAGGAAGTATTCTCAAACACTACCTTAGAAAATCCACAAGCGATGAAGAAAAAGCGGAAACCAACTACTCTGTATTAATTACTAATGAAGAGCTTGGAGCCAAGCTTGAGAAAAATGAGGACATTGTTTTACTTGATGTGCGAGAGGAAGCTGAATATTTATTTAATCACATACCAGGAGCACTTTCTATTCCGATTGGTAAACTTGAAGATAGAGTAGATGAATTAGATAAAGAGTCTCAGATTTTTGTTGTCTGTCGCACAGGTAGTCGCAGTGATCTTGCATCACAAAAACTTACTGAAAAAGGCTTTACCAATGTCACAAATGTTGTCCCTGGTATGAGTGACTGGCACGGCCCAACTGAACAAACTGTTAACTAACTCAGAATGTCAGATTATAGTCTAATATAATGGCTAAAAAAATTTTAATCTAAATTATACTATAGGGGGTATTTAGGGATGGCAATTAAAAAATTAACTGCTAAACACATAACTAAGAAAGTGATGAATAAAGAAAATCTATTTATTTTAGATGTACGTAACGAAACAGATTTCACAGACT
The Salipaludibacillus sp. LMS25 DNA segment above includes these coding regions:
- a CDS encoding class D sortase, encoding MKRQRFVIVGFMLIFIGFWFSTTNGYTLLKGYWLYKSTEPTETMIVSDHKPDKVETDRSNNTAVYSVQPSIGEEIGVLIIPKIDAQLPIFHGTDENELEQGVGHYSGSVLPGEQDNTVLAGHRDTVFRRLGEVGEEDLLIVTTSEGEFTYKVHTVRIVDKDDRTVIVPRPRATLTVSTCYPFQFIGQAPDRYVLEANLIKSNSD
- a CDS encoding processed acidic surface protein → MKKIIILTLLTTFLLSFSPHLANAAISEDDLTEYLLELEWEKENLEEYLASYGLTFDLFENINDLKNFLGAILTDELISQILADYEITIEELHTILAEYGETLTNIKFVDDLEFYLFDYFYGEEWYYEYLDFFASIGITEEELLRLLDHLEEVSNNNPNLVDELDALLWRILELDDFESVSEVTAEAIAELLAIFEEFTRLLEIDTEFYLVKGDDKQAISLSNLISLTTTNGYDLLIEIYNKRGEFLADILLTADLFGSDLIKEAGEAITTSTQEVTEDNSLTKTEKGGKLPDTATHSLLNVLLGCIATGAGLVLIRRRKAA
- a CDS encoding SulP family inorganic anion transporter; translation: MLKKFIPAFEWILVYKKADLSGDMSAGLIVAIMLIPQGMAYAMLAGLPPVIGLYASTAPLLIYALFGTSRHLSVGPVAMVSLLVLTGVSSLADPGTDEYISLVLMLTFMIGVIQLLMGLFKLGFLVNFMSHAVISGFTSAAAIIIGLSQLKHLIGVNLEADKDVFSIVLETINRMSEINPITFGIGVISIGLLITLKKILKKTPAPLIVVILSILAVYYLELHHAGVNIVGDVPGGLPSLSIPALNLESFIVLLPIALTISFVGFMESIAMAKAIAAKEKYKVIPNRELTGLGLANIGTSFLSGYPVTGGFSRSAVNYQSGAKTPFATIVTAIFIILALIFFTQLFYYLPHAVLAAIIMVAVYSLIDVKEVKQLLKINLVDGSVWIVTFLATLIFGIVEGIISGIVYSLLVFVWRSAYPHVAELGYLQKEQVYKNIKRYSKVTIEQEVMIFRFDSSLFFANIRFYEEKLRDRLLDKPETKWVILDFSGVNTIDAVAIQSLDDIIHALSLDHDVTFFFSGVKGPVKDVLEKAEYGDSKYFSYLSINHALEGIKRICR
- a CDS encoding DsrE/DsrF/DrsH-like family protein, which codes for MSEKKKTTIVLFSGDYDKAMAAYIIANGAAAYDHEVTIFHTFWGLNALRTENQVPSKKNFLEKMFGTMMPRGADKLGLSKMNFAGMGPKMIKHVMKKHNTMPLPDLIEMAQEQGVKLVACTMTMDLLGLQKEELLNEIEYAGVAAYLGDASDGNVNLFI
- a CDS encoding rhodanese-like domain-containing protein, coding for MKDYSTHEVHELIQEDNELVVIDVREHEEVSTGKIPTAVHIPLDELPDAISHLDKEKQYIMVCLSGARSTRATEFMNASGFKACNMTGGMLGWKFAVN
- a CDS encoding sulfurtransferase TusA family protein, with amino-acid sequence MIKTDKMLDAKGLACPMPIIKTKKAVNEIQPGEVLEIHATDKGSTADLKAWAEKGGHQYLGTTEEGSILKHYLRKSTSDEEKAETNYSVLITNEELGAKLEKNEDIVLLDVREEAEYLFNHIPGALSIPIGKLEDRVDELDKESQIFVVCRTGSRSDLASQKLTEKGFTNVTNVVPGMSDWHGPTEQTVN